In Natronococcus sp. AD-5, the genomic window GGGATTCGATCCGTCCGATCCCGAACACGAGGAACTCTGGTCGACGATCGAGGACCTCGGCGTCCCGGTCGTCTTCCACGGCGGGAACTCGACCCTCGGCGCGTGCTCGCCCGGCGGCCGCGGGCTGAAGATCAAGTACGGCAACCCGATGCTGATCGACGACGTGGCGGCCGACCACCCCGACCTGCAGATCCTCATCGCCCATCCCGCCTATCCCTGGGAGAAAGAACAGCTCGCCATCTGCCAACAGAAGGGGAACGTCTACATGGACCTCTCCGGCTGGATGCCCAGGTACATCGACGATCAGGTGCTCCACTACGCGAAATCGCTCCTCTCGGACAAGGTGATGTTCGGCACCGATTACCCGATGCTCGAGCCCGGGCCGTGGCTCGAGCAGTTTGCCGAACTGGACTACAACGAGGAGGTCCAGCGGAAAATCCTCTGGGAGAACGCGGAAGAGTTCCTCAGCCTGTAAGGTCGTCCCTCTCGAGCCGTCCGCGTCCAGCAGTACGTCTCTTCGTTCGAGCTATAGGAACGATACGTGTGAAGGGGATAGCGAACGAATACTGGTCGCACAGTCATAACTGATACCGAGGTATTACAAAGGTATGGTTGTAATCAGAACGCGAGAGAAGCGAACGGCGGGCGGCTCAGTCGTCGATCGCGCGCGCTCCAACCGTTCGAGTAATTCGAACCAGTCTTCGATCGGTTTCGAAGTGGACGCGATCGGTTACGAGTGGGCGAGGTTGATCTCCACTTCGTTCGTCGCGCCCAACAGAAGCGTCGGGAGCTCCTCCGTGAGCGACGTATCGCGCAATCGGTTGGCCGGTCCCGCGACGCTGATCGCCCCGATCGCAGTCCCCGATTCGCCTCTGATCGGCGCGCCGACGGCGTGAACGCCGCGAACCGACTCCTCGCGGTTGAACGCGTACCCCCTGTCGCGGATCGTCTCGAGTTGCGCGTCCAGTTCGTCGCGGTCGGTGATCGTCCGGGACGTCTTCGCGGCGAGCCCGTGCTCGGTCAGAATCTCGTCGACCCGCTCCGCCGGGAGGTGGGCGAGGATGGCCTTGCCCGCGGCGAACTGGTGGAGGGGCGTTCGCTTTCCGATTCGGGCGTGCGTTTTCACGGAGTGGCGGCCCTCGGCGCCGTAGATGTGGACGCCCATCCCGTGCTCCTCGATGACGCACCAGACCTTCTCGTCGGTTTCGGCGGCGAGTTCATCCACCTTGGGCTTGACGACGTCGAACAGCGGATGGCGGTCGCGCACGTGAATCCCGTAATCCAGAAACCACGTGCTGATGCGATAGCCGTTCGCGTCCCGCAGGAGGAGTCCGCGGGCCTCGAGCGTCTTCACGTGTCGGTGAACGGTGCTCTTCGCGAGTCCGAGCTCGTCGGCGATTTCGGTGATCCCGGCCCCGTCCCGGCGTTTGAGCGCGTCGATGATCTCGAAGGCCGTGTCGACGGTTTCGACCGGCCTGTGTTTCGAGTCGCTTCCCATGCGTTATCAACGCGTCGGGGGTGCCAAAAGTATTGTTCCCGTAGTTCGAACGCACCGGGGGTTTGTTCGAGCTATTCGAACGATTACGGATAGGAGCGAACGATCGTTCGGCTCCTGCTGGAGCCGTCGCTCTCGCAACAAGTTTTATTGAGTATCACAGAATCCGTACGTACGGGATGGCGAGAGTTAACACTGAGCGAGGGACGATGCAGCACGTGCGGTACGTAACGAGTGCGCAACGCAGAGCAACGAAAGCGGAGGCGTTCCGATGAGCTTTCTCTTCGGTTTTCCGACGCCCGTCGTCGAGGTAATACTCGCACTGGTCGTTCTCGTACTCGGGCTCGCGCTGTATTTCGGATACCGATTCGAGACCGTCGATATCGAAGAGCGAGAAACGCGGTCGACTGATACGATCAGTCGGGAGGGAGCGGGTAAATGACGCTCCTATCGACGCTCGTCCCGCTTCAAACGTGGGGTGAAGACCTCGGCGTCGAGTACTATTCGTCGAAGGCACTCGCGTTGTTCGTACTCTTTTCGCTGCTGATGGTCGCGATCGGGGTGCTGGCCGGGCGATACCAGACTGATCGAGAGGAGTATTTCGTCGCGGGCCGACGGGGCGGCGTCTTCGTCGTCGCGCTGGCCATGTTCGCGTCGATACAGAGCGGCTGGGGGATGGTCGGCGTGACGGGAACCGGCTTCGCGGTCGGACTGGAATACATGATCATCGTCGCCGTCGGTACGCCGTTCGGATTCGTCCTCTCGTACTGGTTGCTCGGCCGGAAGATGCGAATGCTGGGCGACCTTCGCAACGCCATTACGGTTCCCGACGCGATGTACTACCGGTTCGAGGACGAACGAGTGCGCCTGCTCGGTGCGACGTCGGTCTTGCTCGGTTGTATGGGCTATCTGGCCGCACAGTACGCGGCCCTCGGCATCGTCGGCGCGCTGGTCCTCCCCGTGAGTTTCTTCGAAGCGCTCCTGATCGGACTCGTCGTCGTCGGCTTTTACACCGTCGTCGGCGGGATGCTCGCCTCGATCTGGTCCGACGCGATACAGGGTGTGTTGATGGTCCTCGGAGCCGTCCTGACCGCGTACTTCGTTATTGCGAACTATCCCGGCGGAACGGACGCGATGATCGCGACGATCTCCACCGAACAGCCCGCATTCTTCGACTTCACGCTGCTTGGCATGGACGGAATCGGTGCGATCGGATTCCTCCTGTCCGTCGTCGTTATTCAACTCACGGTCGCCGGACAGCCGCACGCGACAACCAAGTTCTACATGATCAGGGACGTGTCGCTGCTCCGATGGGGCGCCTTCATCACGGCGTTCGCGTACATGCTGACGGCGTTGTACTGGGTCACTGCACCGTTCGTCCGTGCGGCGATCCTCGAGGGACACGTCGCCGACCCCGGGAACCCGGACGCGGCTCTTCCGCTCGCCCTGCTCGAGTTCGCCCCGGACGTCGTCATCGGGTTCGTCTTGGTCGCGGTCATTGCGGCCATCATGTCGACGAGCAACGCGTTCCTCAACATGGGCGCCTCCGCGGTCGTCCACGATTACTTCCTCGAACACCGTGGCGAAGAGATCTCCGACGAACAGGAGGTCCGATACAGCCGGCTGACCACGCTCGCGATCCTCGTCGTCGCCGGAGTCATCGCCGCGACGTTCCCCGGCCTCATCTTCGTGCTCGGCGCGGCCGGCTGGGCGGTCTTCGCGTCGGTCCTGTTTCCGTGCGTCGCGGTCGCCTACAACTGGCGAGGTGCGACTACGGAGGGCGCACTCTGGGGCAGCGCCGTCGGGCTCAGCCTTACGCTCGTGATGGCGTACGGCGTCGAGTACCTCGGCTTCAGCCTCCCGATGGGAATCCTCGGCGGCCAGCTCGCGATGGTGATCGGCTACGTCGTCTTCGTCGCAGTGTCGCTCGTCACGTCGACGAACACCTACGAGGATCTCGACTCGGACATCCAAGAGGTCATGGATCTCGGCCGAGTTCGCGGCGGGACGGTCTCTTCGCCCACGATCGCAACCGACGGCGGCGTCGACGACTCGAGCGAGAACGAGTAACGAGATCCGTCCGGCTCCGCTTACAGCTCCCGGGCCGCGCCCTCGCCCTCGTGGATCGCCTCCATGATCGTCCGCGGAGCCAGCGCGTCGCCGACGACCGAGACGTCGTAGCCCGCCGACTCGAGCCGCGTTCGCATTCCGTCGTCGGCGCGGTGAAACCCGGCGAGCACGACGCTATCGAGGTCGGCTATCGTCACCGCCCGGCCGGCCTCGCGCAGCGTCACGTCGGGCCACTCGACCCGCTCTGGCATCGTGAACGTGTGCAGCGAAACGGGGTTCTCGAGTCCGAACAGTTCGCGCTGGAGCTTCGCCGTCGTCGGTCCGGTGAGCGATCCGCCGGGATCGCCGCCGACCATCGCGAAGTGGACGTCCCGACCCTCGTTCGCGAGGTGCTTTGCGGTGCCGACGCCCTTCCAGTGATGTTCGCCGTCGTCGAGGACGAGTACGCGCTCCCCCGGATCGCGGTAGTCGAGTTCGGTCTCGACGCTCGAGGTGAGAACCGCCGTGCTCGACAGCACGCGGGCGTCCGTCCACCCCGGTACGTCGTCGACCGTGACGCCGTGACCGCGGTAGCCGCGCGGAAACGCGGGCTGGCTCGATCCCGTCGCGAGCACGACCGCGTCGGGATCGATCTCTTCGACGAGCGCGGGCGTCACCTCGACGCCGGTTCGAGCCTCGACTCCCTCGCGCTCCGTCGCCTCCCGGAGCCACAGGATCGGCTTCTCGAACTCCCGTCGGCCCTCGAGTTCCTTCGCGAATCGAACTTGCCCGCCGAGCGTTTCGTCGGCCTCGCAGAGGGTAACGTCGTGGCCTCGCCTGGCCGCGACCTCGGCCGCTTTCATTCCAGCAGGGCCGCCACCGACGACGAGTACGTCTCGGACTGGGTCCGCCGGCTCGAGCGTCCCGCGGCCGCGCTCGGCCTCGAATCCGGTCGCGGGATTGAGCACGCACCGACACTCCGCACCGTCGTAAACCCGTTCGATACAGCCCTGATTGCACCCCATGCACTCGATCAGTTCGTCGAGTCTGCCGTCCTTCGCTTTCTCCGCGATCGCGGGATCGGCGATGTGACCGCGAGTCATCGAAACGACGTCGGCGCACCCCTCCCGGAGCACGCGGTCGGCGGCTCGCGGATCCGTGATTCGGCCCGTCGTCGCGACCGTAACGTCGGGGTTCTCCGCTCTTACCGCATCTCTGACGTCCTTTGCGAGCGGCGCGAGCAGTTCCTGTTCGTGTTGCATGTCCGGGACGATGTAGTCCTGTTTCTGGTAGGTGCCGGCCTTGACGACGAGGTAGTCGACCTGTCCCGTCGCGGCGAGTCGCCGCGCGACCTCGCTGTACTCCTCGACGTCCATCCCGCCCGGCGCCGCATCCGTGGCGTTGACCTGAAATCCGACCGCGTAGTCGTCGCCGACGCGGTCCCGGACGGCGTCCAGCGTTTCGAAGACGATGCGGAGCCGGTTCTCCAGGTTGCCGCCGTACTCGTCGTCCCGGTCGTTCGAGTACGGCGAGATGAACTGCGAGAGGAAATAGCCGCCGTAACCCGAATGGATCTCGACCCCGTCGAATCCGCCACGTTCGATGATCTCAGCGGTCCTGGCGTACGACTCGACGATTTCGTCGATCTCGTCGTGGGTCATCTCGCGCGGCATTTCTCGGTTGACCGGCCCGGGAACGTCGCTCGCCGACAGCAACGGTCGCTCCGTAAGGAGGCTGGTCATCTGACGCCCGTAATGGAGGTTCTGACAGAAGATCGGGACGCCCGCCTCGTGAACGGCGTCGGTCAACCGCCGGAGTTTCGGGATCATCTCTTCGTCCCAGCCGACGATCGCGCTCCCCGTCTGTGCCGTCGGATGGTTCGCGAGGTAGGCCATCACGATCAGCCCGATGCCGCCTTCCGCGCGCTCGACGTAGTAATCGATTAGCTGCTGATCGATCTCTCGTCCGCCGGCATAATTCGTGGTGTGTCCGGTCATCATCAGCCGGTTGCGAAGATCGACGTCGCCGATCGACGCCGGGTCGAACAGCCGCCGAAATTCGTACGCGTTCGGCTCCTCGTCGTCGAGTACCGCCTCGTGGTCGGGCATGCGTGACTATCCCGTGCACGTCTAGCGAAATAGTCGTGTCGACGGCCGCGCGGTAAAACCGATCACGCCTCGGTCCGTCTCCGAAGCCCGGGCGACCGCTCGCGTACCGCTCAGAGCGGATCGCCGTGTACGAACAGCCGACTTCCCGCCGTGCGCGTCTCGGCGTACCCGTCCTCGTACTCCATCAGCTGGAACAACGCGCCGGTCGGGTTACTCGGCGGGACGAACGCCTCCTTCCAGTGCTCGCACTCGAGTCGATCGACGACGGGGACGCCCCGCGCCTCCAGCGCGCCGACGGCCGCCTCGAGGTCGGCGACCTCGAACGTGACGTGGTGAAGGCCGGGACCGTTTCGCTCGAGGAAGTCGGTGAGGAACGAGTCGGAGCCGGCTTCCGGTGCGATGAGCTCGAGTCGAGACGCGTCGCCCAGGGCGTAGGCGGCCCAGGTAAACTCGCCGTACTCGCTTCGCTCCTCGTGGATCTTCTCGCACCCGAGCGCGAACAGCAGTTCCTCAGCTCCGTCGATCGACTCGACGGCGATCCCCACGTGATCGACGCGGATCGCTGGCATCTCGGTCATGGTCCCACCGGCGTGCGCTTCGAACATAGATATTTGGTCCGCGTGAACGCTCGTCGCGAGAAACGAGAACGGGGTGCACCGATAGAACAAAGTCGCGGGAGCGCAACGGTGCGGTCACATGACAAAACTGGTCCAGGTTCTCGTCCGGCGGGACGAGTACAGCCACGAAGCGTTCGTCGACTGGTGGCGGGGTGACCACGCCGAACTCGCGAGCGAGCTGCCGGGACTGAAGCGGTACAGCACGTCCGTGCCGACGAACCCCGACTACGTCGACTACGACGGCGTCCTCGCGCTCACTTTCGAGAGCGCAGCGGCGCTCGACGAGGCCTTCGAGTCCGAGATCGGCCAGGAGGTCCAGGCCGACGCCGCCGACTACGTCGACTTCGACGCCGGATCGCGGATGATCGTCGAGGAGACGGTTCACGTCGACGAGGGATGACGTCGACGGCCGCTGCACTCGTCGATACCCTCGAGGAACTCGGCGTCGAGTACGTCTTCGGGTATCCCGGCGGGCGCGTGATCGAGTTGCTCGAGCACATCCCGGAGTCGGAGGTGGACCTCGTTCGCCCGCGCGACGAACGCGAGGCGAGCGTCATGGCCGAGGTGCACGGTCGACTCACCGGCACCCCCGGGGTGCTCGCCGGCCAAGGGCCGTGGATCGGCAGCCTGGGGCTGATCGGCCAGATGGAGGCGCGCCTGTCGTCCTCGCCGATGGTCGTGCTCACTGAGGCATCCGAACGCGGCGAGTACTCGACGCTGGCGCCGTACCAGCAGGCGCGGGGCGACTACGGCGGGTTCAGCCTCCCGAGTATCCTGGACGGCGTGACCAAGGAGTGGTGGTTCCCGCGCACGCCGATCGAAACGCTACGGAGCACGCAGCTGGCGTTCAAACACGCCGTCGCGGACCGCCCCGGTCCGACAGCAGTCATCCTGGACGGCGACGCGATCACCGCCGACGTCCCCGCCGATCCGACGCCGCCCGCCTGGGACGCGCGCGAGCAGGCCCGTACCTGGGACGCCGCCCCGACCGCTTCGGACGTCGCGGCAGCGGTCGACGCGCTCGAGGCCGCCAACCGGCCGGTGATAATCGCGGGAAATGGGGTTCACGCCGCGCAGGCCTACGACGAACTCGCGGCGGTCGCCGACGCCTACGACTGCGTTGTCGTCGCCTCCTACCTGGGGAAGTCGACGTACCCCGAGACCGAGGACCGCGCGGCGGGCGTCGTCGGCTCGTTCGGCCACGAGGGGGCGAACCGGCTCGTCAGCGAGGCCGATACGCTGCTCGTCGTCGGCTGCCGGCTGAACCCGATGGACACCAACTGGCAGGCACCCGACTTCATCCGACCCGACGAGCAGATGATCGTCCACGCCGACGTCGATACCCGCAACGCCGGCTGGGTCTACCCCGCGGACGTGGGGCTGATCGGCGACGCGAAGGCGAGCCTCGAGGCGCTCGCCGAGGCCGGCGGTGCGGAGAACGGGTGGGCGCCCGAGCGCGCGGCCGACGCCCGTGACTGGTTCACCGCCCCCGAGTGCGAGGACGACTCGGCGCCGATCAAGCCACAGCGCGCGGCCAAGGAGATCCAGGCCGTCGTCGACGACGAGACCATCGTCACCGCCGACTCCGGGAACAACCGGTTCTGGCTGCTGTACTACCTCCAGACGCCGGCCGTCCGCACCTACTTCGGGAGCGGCGGCGTCGGCGGGATGGGGTGGGCGAACCCGGCGGCCGTCTCGGCGGCGCTGACGACGGGCAAGGACGTGATCGCGGTCGCCGGCGACGGCGGCTTTGCGATGACGATGAACAGCGTCGAGACGGCCGTGGAGTACGGCGTCGCTCCCACGTTCGTCGTGCTCAACGATACCAGCCTCGGGATGGTCCGCCAGATGCAGGGCGAGCGCGAGATCGCCGGCGTCGAGTTCCACGACACGGACTTCGTGAAGGCCGCCGAGGCGTTCGGCGCGGTCGGGACGCGGGTGACCGCACCCGACGAGTTTGCCGACGCGCTCGCGGAGGGCAAAGCGGCGGACGTCCCGCACGTCATCGACGTGCGAATCGACCGCGAGGAGGACATGGCCGAGACGCTCGCCTCCTCGTTCTACGAATCGATCGGAGGGCTCCACGAGTAATAGCGCCGCTCGCGAGCCGAACGATCACCAACCTATACGTGAACCATCACCGTATCACCGACACATGAACGACGACAACGCGACGGTACTGGTAACCGGCGGAACCGGCTTCATCGGTTCCTACGTGGTACAGGATCTGCTCGAGCACGGCCACGACGTCGTGGCCTACGACCTCTCGACGGACGCGGAGATCCTCGAGAAGCTCGGCGTCGCCGACGAGGTCGAGGTGCGACGCGGCGACGTCTCCGAACCGACCGACGTGATCCGTACGGTCAAGGAGACCGGCGCGACGCGCGTTATTCACCTCGCCGCGCTGCTGACGACGACGGCGCGGGAGAACCCGCGCGCGGCGGCCGAGGTGAACATCATGGGGACGAACAACGTCTTCGAGGCGGCCCGGACGCTCGACGACCAGGTCGAGCGCGTCGCGTGGGCCTCCTCGGCGGCGGCGTATGCGCCACCCCGTAACTACGACGCGGAGTGGGTCGACGAGGACGAACTCGTCTATCCCGATACGCTGTACGGCGCGACCAAGGAGTACAACGAACACCAGGCGCGGGTCTACCACGAGGACTACGGGCTGGACCACGTCGCGCTCCGGCCGACGGTCGCCTACGGCCCGTACCGCGAGACCGGGGGCTCGGCCTTTCTCGCGAACATCATCGAAAAGCCCGCGCTCGGCGAGCCCTACAGCGTCGAGTACGGCGACCAGGAGATCGACTGGCAACACGTCGAGGACATCGCCCAGGCGTTCCGGAAGGCGGCCTTCACGCCGTCGGCGGCGCTGACCCAGCGCGTCTACAACGTCCGCGGCGTGCTGGCGACGGTTCGAGAGGCCGCCGAAGCCGTCGAGTCCGTGATGCCCGACGCCGACATCGACGTCTCCGACGACGGCGAACTCCCCTGGACGCAGAACTTGGACATGACGAAGGCCCAGGAGGACCTCGGCTACGAGCCCGCGTACGACCTCGAGTCCGGCTTCCGGAAGTACATCAACGTGCTGCGCGAGGAAGAGGGATTCGAACCGATCTGAACGCCCTTCCCACGCTCTCGACTCAATCGGGGACGTCGATCGACGCGTCCTTCCGATTCAGAATCCGCTCGATTTCGTCCCCCTCGAGGAGGTCGACCAGATCGGCGTCGCCGGATCGGTACGCTTCGAGTTCCGCCTCGCTCAGGTACTCTTCGATCTCGTCGTCCTCGAGGAGCGACTCGAGGGTGTCGTCGATGTCTTCCGGATCGTACCCTGGCACTGGCATGTGCTATCGTGCGACGTCCACGCTATTATACCCCGACCTCGGCCCGCCGCCGGTCGCCGACAACGGTACGATTTAGTAGGTCGCCCTGATACGTCAGCACATGACGTTCTACGAGCGCGACTACATGGAGGGGACGCTCGGCACGCAGGCCGTCGACTGGGAGGAGCGAATCAACACGCAGCGCCTGCGCGAAGAGCGCAAGGAGAAGGCCCTCGCCCGGCTTCGGGAGACCGACCTCGGCGCGATGTTGCTCGTCTCGGATCCGAACATCCGGTACGTGACGGGGCTGGCGATGACCGGCGGCAGCGGCGCGGATCACTACACGCTGCTCACGGAGAACGGCGACGTCGTCCACTGGGACACGGCCGACCACGCGAGCAACCAGCGGGCGAACTGTCCCTGGCTGCACGACGTCCGGTACGCCTGTCCCGGACTCGGCAACGTCCCTCGAGCCTCGGGCAGCGCGTCGGCGCGACGGTTCCTCCTCTCGACGATGGCCGAAACCGTTCACGAGGCCATGGAGGAGTACGGCGTCGCCGACGGGAAACTGGGAATCGACGTCGGCAATCGGGGGCTGCTCGAGGCGTTCGAGGACCGCGGCCTCGAGGTCGATCCCGGAACGGCGCGGGCGGTGATGGAGGACGCCCGGAAGGTCAAGACCCGGGACGAGGTCGAGTGCCTGCGGCAGGTCGCGGCGATCTGCGAGGCCGGCTTCCAGACGATCAAAGACGCGGCGAAACCCGGAATGCGTGAGACCGAACTCTGGGGTAACGCCGTCCGCGAGCTGTGGCGCCACGGCGCGTTCGTCGGCGGCGGCTACCTCACGTCGGGGCCGAACACGTGGCCGAAACACCAGGCCAACACCACCGATCGGGCGATCCGGCCCGGCGACCTCGTCTACGCCGACTTCTACAATATCGGCTACCTCGGCTACCGATCGTGCTATTACCGCACCTTCTCGGTAGGCGAACCGACCGAGGAACAGCGGGATGCCTACGAGACCGCTCGAGACAACCTCTACGACGTGCTCGAGCGCATCGAGCCGGGCGCGACGACCGACGAGATCGCGCAGGGCTTTCCGGACATGGAGGGCGAGCACGCCGATTTCTACGACGCCGACGAGCACTGGCAGCTGACGACGAACCACTGGGCCCACGGCCTGGGCCTCCAGCTGTACGAGGTGCCGCTGATCTGGCGCGGGCTCTCGCCGGAGCACCCGATCGAGATCGAGGAGGGAATGACGATGGCCGTCGAGACCCAGGAGCCCGCGGGTCGGCAGGGCGTCCGCGTCGAGGAGATGGTCGTCGTCCGCGAGAACGGCGTCGAGATCCTGAGCCAGTGGCCGGTCGAGGAGATCACGGTCATCGACCACTAGATACGGTGGAGAGGCTTTTTCGCCCTAAATCAGTGAAATCCGGATCGGACTGAATCGACCGAGTTAACGAATCGAATGAGAACACTTTCATTTCCGCCCGTGTCGGCTGACCGGCCGTCCACCGTGGGTGGGAATGAAAGGGGCTGGCGCTCTCGGCGAGTGAGACGAAGCTAGGACCGCAAGCTCGAAGAGCTGAGGACCGCAGCAAGTCGCGACCGCCGAGAGCGCCAGGGGCTTTCGTGGTGTTCACGACGATGGAGAAGCACATATACCAGTCTCGGAATCAGAACACGACCAATAACTGGTTCGCCAACAATTATACCGATTCCGCGTGATACCGGGACTATGAAACTCGGGACTGGTCTGTTCACCGCCCAGCGGCGGCCCGACGGCGACCGCGAGCCGAGCGACCTGTACGACGACGTACTGCGGCTGACCCGCGAGAC contains:
- a CDS encoding IclR family transcriptional regulator, with the protein product MGSDSKHRPVETVDTAFEIIDALKRRDGAGITEIADELGLAKSTVHRHVKTLEARGLLLRDANGYRISTWFLDYGIHVRDRHPLFDVVKPKVDELAAETDEKVWCVIEEHGMGVHIYGAEGRHSVKTHARIGKRTPLHQFAAGKAILAHLPAERVDEILTEHGLAAKTSRTITDRDELDAQLETIRDRGYAFNREESVRGVHAVGAPIRGESGTAIGAISVAGPANRLRDTSLTEELPTLLLGATNEVEINLAHS
- a CDS encoding EthD family reductase; protein product: MTKLVQVLVRRDEYSHEAFVDWWRGDHAELASELPGLKRYSTSVPTNPDYVDYDGVLALTFESAAALDEAFESEIGQEVQADAADYVDFDAGSRMIVEETVHVDEG
- a CDS encoding M24 family metallopeptidase, which codes for MTFYERDYMEGTLGTQAVDWEERINTQRLREERKEKALARLRETDLGAMLLVSDPNIRYVTGLAMTGGSGADHYTLLTENGDVVHWDTADHASNQRANCPWLHDVRYACPGLGNVPRASGSASARRFLLSTMAETVHEAMEEYGVADGKLGIDVGNRGLLEAFEDRGLEVDPGTARAVMEDARKVKTRDEVECLRQVAAICEAGFQTIKDAAKPGMRETELWGNAVRELWRHGAFVGGGYLTSGPNTWPKHQANTTDRAIRPGDLVYADFYNIGYLGYRSCYYRTFSVGEPTEEQRDAYETARDNLYDVLERIEPGATTDEIAQGFPDMEGEHADFYDADEHWQLTTNHWAHGLGLQLYEVPLIWRGLSPEHPIEIEEGMTMAVETQEPAGRQGVRVEEMVVVRENGVEILSQWPVEEITVIDH
- a CDS encoding oxidoreductase; the encoded protein is MPDHEAVLDDEEPNAYEFRRLFDPASIGDVDLRNRLMMTGHTTNYAGGREIDQQLIDYYVERAEGGIGLIVMAYLANHPTAQTGSAIVGWDEEMIPKLRRLTDAVHEAGVPIFCQNLHYGRQMTSLLTERPLLSASDVPGPVNREMPREMTHDEIDEIVESYARTAEIIERGGFDGVEIHSGYGGYFLSQFISPYSNDRDDEYGGNLENRLRIVFETLDAVRDRVGDDYAVGFQVNATDAAPGGMDVEEYSEVARRLAATGQVDYLVVKAGTYQKQDYIVPDMQHEQELLAPLAKDVRDAVRAENPDVTVATTGRITDPRAADRVLREGCADVVSMTRGHIADPAIAEKAKDGRLDELIECMGCNQGCIERVYDGAECRCVLNPATGFEAERGRGTLEPADPVRDVLVVGGGPAGMKAAEVAARRGHDVTLCEADETLGGQVRFAKELEGRREFEKPILWLREATEREGVEARTGVEVTPALVEEIDPDAVVLATGSSQPAFPRGYRGHGVTVDDVPGWTDARVLSSTAVLTSSVETELDYRDPGERVLVLDDGEHHWKGVGTAKHLANEGRDVHFAMVGGDPGGSLTGPTTAKLQRELFGLENPVSLHTFTMPERVEWPDVTLREAGRAVTIADLDSVVLAGFHRADDGMRTRLESAGYDVSVVGDALAPRTIMEAIHEGEGAAREL
- a CDS encoding sodium:solute symporter family transporter; amino-acid sequence: MTLLSTLVPLQTWGEDLGVEYYSSKALALFVLFSLLMVAIGVLAGRYQTDREEYFVAGRRGGVFVVALAMFASIQSGWGMVGVTGTGFAVGLEYMIIVAVGTPFGFVLSYWLLGRKMRMLGDLRNAITVPDAMYYRFEDERVRLLGATSVLLGCMGYLAAQYAALGIVGALVLPVSFFEALLIGLVVVGFYTVVGGMLASIWSDAIQGVLMVLGAVLTAYFVIANYPGGTDAMIATISTEQPAFFDFTLLGMDGIGAIGFLLSVVVIQLTVAGQPHATTKFYMIRDVSLLRWGAFITAFAYMLTALYWVTAPFVRAAILEGHVADPGNPDAALPLALLEFAPDVVIGFVLVAVIAAIMSTSNAFLNMGASAVVHDYFLEHRGEEISDEQEVRYSRLTTLAILVVAGVIAATFPGLIFVLGAAGWAVFASVLFPCVAVAYNWRGATTEGALWGSAVGLSLTLVMAYGVEYLGFSLPMGILGGQLAMVIGYVVFVAVSLVTSTNTYEDLDSDIQEVMDLGRVRGGTVSSPTIATDGGVDDSSENE
- a CDS encoding NAD-dependent epimerase/dehydratase family protein, with the protein product MNDDNATVLVTGGTGFIGSYVVQDLLEHGHDVVAYDLSTDAEILEKLGVADEVEVRRGDVSEPTDVIRTVKETGATRVIHLAALLTTTARENPRAAAEVNIMGTNNVFEAARTLDDQVERVAWASSAAAYAPPRNYDAEWVDEDELVYPDTLYGATKEYNEHQARVYHEDYGLDHVALRPTVAYGPYRETGGSAFLANIIEKPALGEPYSVEYGDQEIDWQHVEDIAQAFRKAAFTPSAALTQRVYNVRGVLATVREAAEAVESVMPDADIDVSDDGELPWTQNLDMTKAQEDLGYEPAYDLESGFRKYINVLREEEGFEPI
- a CDS encoding VOC family protein is translated as MTEMPAIRVDHVGIAVESIDGAEELLFALGCEKIHEERSEYGEFTWAAYALGDASRLELIAPEAGSDSFLTDFLERNGPGLHHVTFEVADLEAAVGALEARGVPVVDRLECEHWKEAFVPPSNPTGALFQLMEYEDGYAETRTAGSRLFVHGDPL
- a CDS encoding amidohydrolase family protein, with translation MDSLPVLDEPRAIDTHAHQPTSEFLHDAGGQMMKDAADRFGADLETDTYENMIAEYREAGVGRAVLLGWDAETNTGNPPVPNDYVADVRDEYSDFFIGFGSVDPLKDDCVEEAIRCVEDLDLSGFKFQQIAQGFDPSDPEHEELWSTIEDLGVPVVFHGGNSTLGACSPGGRGLKIKYGNPMLIDDVAADHPDLQILIAHPAYPWEKEQLAICQQKGNVYMDLSGWMPRYIDDQVLHYAKSLLSDKVMFGTDYPMLEPGPWLEQFAELDYNEEVQRKILWENAEEFLSL
- a CDS encoding thiamine pyrophosphate-binding protein, coding for MTSTAAALVDTLEELGVEYVFGYPGGRVIELLEHIPESEVDLVRPRDEREASVMAEVHGRLTGTPGVLAGQGPWIGSLGLIGQMEARLSSSPMVVLTEASERGEYSTLAPYQQARGDYGGFSLPSILDGVTKEWWFPRTPIETLRSTQLAFKHAVADRPGPTAVILDGDAITADVPADPTPPAWDAREQARTWDAAPTASDVAAAVDALEAANRPVIIAGNGVHAAQAYDELAAVADAYDCVVVASYLGKSTYPETEDRAAGVVGSFGHEGANRLVSEADTLLVVGCRLNPMDTNWQAPDFIRPDEQMIVHADVDTRNAGWVYPADVGLIGDAKASLEALAEAGGAENGWAPERAADARDWFTAPECEDDSAPIKPQRAAKEIQAVVDDETIVTADSGNNRFWLLYYLQTPAVRTYFGSGGVGGMGWANPAAVSAALTTGKDVIAVAGDGGFAMTMNSVETAVEYGVAPTFVVLNDTSLGMVRQMQGEREIAGVEFHDTDFVKAAEAFGAVGTRVTAPDEFADALAEGKAADVPHVIDVRIDREEDMAETLASSFYESIGGLHE